In Brienomyrus brachyistius isolate T26 chromosome 2, BBRACH_0.4, whole genome shotgun sequence, the genomic window CCATTAGGGAAACGGCAGGTAGCCGAGCGGCTAAATTACAGTCCTGAGGGTCACTTCCACACCACGCCCACCCCCATTCGCATGGTAATCGCACCCACGCAATTTTCACAGCTCCGTGCCTGGCTCCTGCGCCTGCCGGAGGGGACAGCCTGCAAAAAGAGCACTTTCGTCCAGCAAATATTCACCAGCAGCCTCATATAAAAGAGTCATTCGAAACTCAACCTGCAATTTCCACTAACTCACCTCCTGGCTGCCATCAATCAGGTCGCAGGTCATCTGCAGACCTTGGCAGAGTTAGACACGGATAACTGTCATCTAAAACCATTCCATCTGTTACATGAAGAAAAACACATCTAGAATCCAACAAAATACTACATGCTAACCCTAACTAAGCTAAAATGGAGAGTGTGCAATTTACTGCTTAGTCTAAACACTGGGAATTCATAACAATACATTTTGTGAAAAATTGTGAATGAAAAGATAAAtctagataaaaaaaaagaaagcaatATTAATAACAGTATGgaccaagtaaaaaaataatccaCTGCTCCACTAATCTGCATTCAATAGCCACTTATCCATTACAGCAGGGATGGAGGACCTCGGCCTGGAGTGTCAGGATTTAGCTCTCCGGGATCAGGGCTGCCTACCCCTGCATTATGGGTTCTTGGGCAGAGTTGATCCTTACTTTGGGAGCTCAACGCGGGACTGGATACCAGTCAAATAATCCGTTTGCCATAAACCAAAAGCAAACCATTGAATTTTACGACGCAGATAGCATTTTGGCCAGAAaggaactgcaaaaaaaaaaaagttgttagACGTGCGTGACGACGACTTAAAATTGAGCATTTTACTTTAACCAGGGAAGAGGACGTGGTGTCCCGGCATATAGGTGCACGCGGCAGGCAGCGTGTTGCGCTACTCGGCCGAGCTTCCCGTCACGCGTTTGGATGCGCAGATAACGCTCATTTATCGATGACAACGCTTCCGGTAGCTCCCGAGCCATAGGTGAAGTGTGGCTTCGAGATCTGGCAGGCGCTCGCAGAGCCACAGCCGCATGGCAGCCCCGTGCTGGGGGGAGATACTGCCTCCCGTCGCAGGCTGAATAGACCCCCGTTTCTGCTTTCCCCCCTTATCTCGCATGTTCACTTGCCTCGCGCCATTTGGCAACACGTCTGCTGCAACCGTGACAACGGACTGAAtcgggaaaaaaacaaacacaaaagtagacaaacacagcaaaataattagaaatcaaattacaaatgagGCTGAAAATACAGAGAAGGggatatgcaaatgttaaaTCTGGAGTGGACGGAAGGGTTAAAAAAAACCCTCTCAGACTGGATCTCCATGCATCTAGTTGCAAATGTACCGTCGGGACTTTGCGTTTTAGGTTTGAGAGAGACTGAGAGatggtgacagagagagagacgggaagGGAGATGAGAGACAAAGaaaaagagacagagagaaagtgGCAAAGAGGGACAGTGAAAGACAGAGACGGGCCAGACCCCCTGATTGCTATCTGACTCCCGGTCGGAAATGAGCCCGTATTAAAAGCGACCCAGGAGCCGCAACTACGCCTCCTTTAAATCAAAAAGACACAAAACTCATTCCTGCTCTCCCTCAGCACAACCCAGCTTTTAGTACaggaaattaaaaatatttaagaaTAAATTTATAAGTGACACTAGCGTCAAAATGAGAAAACAAGACGGGGCGGCAAACAGTGTGGGGACCTCGCCACCTCTTTCTGTCCTACTTATTAATAGtggcactatatatatatatatatatatatactgtttaTTTAAGCTCCATATTATactttatataattttttataaATCACGCTTCCCCGCTACTCTGTACAGCGGTACCATCGGCGGTCATAACCGGGACACTAGTTTCTGCATTTTCACCGCAGTTATCGTACGTAAAGTTTCGGTAAGTCTGAGAAATAGCTCATTTAAATGACTTacttttttaatgaacttaacACGGAGACTCCTTTCCGTCTGCGCGTTACCGTGGTAACGTGATACCGCACCGGGCGGGTGGGACTGGAGCGCGCTTTGGACCGGTCGTTCCGGTTCGCCTCCGGTCCATCCCCAGGCCCACCCCGGCTGCATCAAAGGCGTCTGGCTTGACGTTAGCGGAATTCCAGTTTATGTGAACCTGATGAGTTATGGAGTGTTAAATAAACAGTGCTTTGAGGTGTTTGCTGGATACCTCGTCTGGGTCAGCGCCACGGCACAACTGTGGCGCAGCTGCCTTGGGGAAGGCAGGAAACTGCAGtttgtgcattactgtactTTTAAAGTTAATTAGGGAGAATTTAAAACGGGCCCTGTTAAAGAGACAGGCGTTCATTAATTTTCTGGCAGTGGATGAAAAGTAGGACCTGAGCCATTGCCTGTCAGGAGACCCACGCAGTACTTTGATTTCCTGCGTTAAAACAAACTTTCACCCCATTCGCATGATCTCATGAGCCCCGACCATTTGGCCAAAATGGATTTTACGGGGGTGACAGACTCCTGTTCGTTGGCGGTCTGGATTTTAAGGTTTGGTCCCTGAAGCTGCTCTCAGACTGGGAAAGAAACAGTTTTTAGCTGCTTAGGTTCAAAACCCTCAACAGAATCCATGGTTTCCAGCCCAACTTGTTCCTTCTTGCTGCACACCAGTGCCCCCTGGTGGGCCGACTGGGCCCGACACATGGGCGATGTTCTCCCTCACACTTGTTGGAACTCTCCCTCTTCCATCATCCCGCCATCTGTTCCCTGAGCTCTGCTGATATCAAATAAGcgtcaaattaaaataaaaactggACTCTGCAGATTTCCTCCGAAAGATTTGCTTCAAGTCTCCAGGGTCCAACTTTTTTCCACCTTTTGTCAGGcttctatatttatttattcccccccccctcccccccccccccccccccccccgaggaaaTTGCACATGAATTGCTCGCAGGGATCAGTCGCGTGGGTGAATGAATTAATTCCGCCCGTGCTCTGATGCTGCACTCGAAAGCACTCTGAACATCTTAATGGAAGCATTGACATGGATATGAGCCCTGGCGTGTCAATGTAAATTACCCCTTATGAAAACACAATCGATCACTCCCCCTCCCTTCCCCGTCCCCTTGTCGACTCTGACGACGGGGGGCCCCACTGCTCCTCCTCCGGGGACAGATGGCACGTTCCAGAAGAGCGCCCCCTCATTGCGGGGGGGCAGAACTGCGTAATGCTGAAGGACAGTGGGCCTCCCTGGAGAAGATTCCAGAGTCCGCCGCCGCTGCCTGGCTACTGTCACGCTCCCCGTTTCACTGTGCTGTCCTGTGCCTTTGCAGAAACCACCGACATATTTTCCAGCTGCTAACCTCAGGACGCACCGTGCACcctgaccagcagggggtgccatgAACGAGAGGCCAGTCCAGCGCAGGGGCATCGTCCAGAAACAATGATAAACCATCACTTTTAGTCTTTGTTCCTCACATGCTTCTTTCGCCGGTCATCACAGCACCATAAAGTTCAGACATGCGTGTAGGTGTTAAGTGAAATTGAGGCAGGGGGTGCGATCCTGCTTCACCTCTACTCTCCCACATGCTTGTTTTATTTACCTGACAGATCATGGGCAATTCTTGGCAAGGGCAAGATGGGCAATTGTCCAGTAcgtcatcttctgagggggcaccAAACTTAGCTAAGTTGGCCATCCACCCCAGCCCTCACCAAATGCCCCCCACCCGCCCGTGCCGAGGGGGTCACACAGGCTTTGACCGCCGCCATGAGTGATATCCAACttagattattatattttatgatGCTGTTAAGAATGGACACCTTTTCTGAACAATATAACAACAAGGTCACTTGTGACCTGAATCCTATCGGTCGGAGCATGACCTCAGTCTCCGTGGTAGACAGCTGCTTTGTGTCCAGTGGCCTGCGCTCTCTTCTCAGTTACACGGCTCCTGTGGTCGTCTCCATAGCTGTACCTTGGACTGGTGTCTAGCTTTGCTTAGCTGCAGGGCTTTTTACTTGGGGGACCTCAGTCTAACCTCCCAAGCCACAGGTGAGGATCTCCAACTCAATAGAACGAATTAAAAGCCTGTTATAGGCCCATTACGGACCGCAGGACTGTCAGcctccccccagcaaccccagcTATACCACCTCCTAGCACCAACAGGGCAGGATGATcaacccccccaccgccccagCAGGCCAGCCGCTCTCCTGCTGACTCCAGACGAGTCTGAATCTGCCCAGTTCTCTACGCTCCACTAACCAAACAACAGCAGCCCAAGAACGCTCCATTAAAAACGCGGCAAGACAAGATTATATTTTCAATTTaatctattttttttccacagtttTAATCATATAAGGTCTTTTGGAAGCTGTTCTGTACTTTTTGAATTTCAGCCAATCAGGATGATGAGGCGGCCGAACGTGCGTGTCAGTGCTGCAGTGAGGCTTCTTGTCCCGAGTTGGCGGGAAGACCTACGCCAGCAGCTGGAGTGTGGGAACCCGGGGGAAAGCTTGGTCCCTAGCGCCAAGGCGCGAACACTGCCCAGCCCAATATCATGCCCCCTGCTTTCCGCGACCCCCGATGGGGACCGGCCCATCTCTGCACCTGCCTCCCAAAAGCCTTCACTCCTTCGTCACATTCCATGTGCCGGATCTCGGACCACTGGCAGCTTAGCGTCACATTCCGCCATCGTATCGgagggggttgggggagggcaGCTTGACCGTGTGTGGGGGGCCTGTCAATCAAAGGAGTTCCCATGCCTCAAAGCCTCGCAGTTCGACACAGGAAAGGCCCCTGGGACCAGCCCGATTCAGCCTGAGCCGCTCCCTGTTAGCACTCTGGTAATTAGCTGCTGTCCCCAGCGAGCCCGTGGAATCACTCCTCGAGGTTCCCAGAGGCTTAGCCGAAAAAGGAAGAGGCCTAACCCTTATCTCCTGCGGGATGCTGTGTCCACGCTTCCTAATTTCTCGAAATCTGTGGTACCGTCGCACCCGGACACAGCGGCGTCTGACAgtcgccgggggggggggggcatggtgggcaCTTCCTGCTGATGTCTTCAAGCGCTACATGCATTTCCTCATACCTTAACGGACATACCATACATTGcaattatttagcagatgcttgtaTCCAAAATGACATAGTCACACACAGTCAGACAGTTCCTGGTGCATTTgagggctaagggccttgcagtgacatcactctgctgagtctgggatttgaaccagcaagctTCCGATCACAGGTATAGTACCTCATCCCGCTAACATGTAATCAGATTGGCTTACTGTGcctcctccctgcccccacgTACCCCCCATGCACTTATATCCTACTGAAGCCCCTTCATTGACTTTGTGCGAGTGCCTGTCAGGGTAAGATGTGTGCATGGGGAGAAGTTTTCtcctcaccacccccccccgccccccagcccagccgcctgcccgcccgccTTCCCAGTTCGGTGTTAGACAGCTCCAGCGCTGTGAGGCGTGATTGATGAGCCCATTCCATATGTTTTTATTGAAATCAGTGGGAGTTTAGTTGCCTCACGCATTTTAATACCAAACAAAACATTAGTGTCAGAGTCCTACGGCTGTGTCGCTCTCGCCGGATTTCATTAACGGCACACCGCAGCGCGGGGAACGCATCGGGCGGCCCGGGAACGCGGGGGGAGAGCGGGGGGGGACGAAGGTGAGGAGGTGGGGGGTGCGGGTGTGGGTGGGGCAGCGGGACATTAAACATGCATGTGTCAGCTGACCCGCTGTATTTTAATTCAGTTTTGTCACTTTAACTCGTTTAGCTGGAACTTCAGGGCTGTCGATGCGTTCGGGCTTCGCCCCGGCACCGGCTCCCCCGCTAATGTAAGCAGCTGGCTTGATGGCCTTTTCCCAGTGCCCTGCCTTTCTCCGGAATGGGCTCCATTTGCCACCGACGCTTTCGTCCTCGCTGAGCGGCCTGCCGGCTCTTCCTCCCGAGCCGCTGCGTCTTGCAGAGAAGCCGAGGCTACATTTAGCGCGGTCCATTTAATACGGCGCTACCCTGCAGGCCTCCACACCCCATGGCCGCCACGGCCCCCCCACGGTGCTCATCCTCCCTCATCCTCCCTCATCCCTCTGCTGCCGGACGCCAGTGCAGTAATACCCCTTGCCAGCAGGGGGCTCCCTCCCATCCTGCtccaatcacccccccccccacaccttccTTTTTTCTCGCGCTCGCGGCCTGTGCTCTCACCCACCCCTACCTCCCCGCTGCGGAGCTGGGGAGATTCCCGCTCACGGATTCACGGCTAATCAATCATCGCAGTGCCTTAATGACACCCCGCTGCTGCTCTAATATCTTCTGGCGTGAGCCTCCGCTGCCGGCTCCGGGCTCACGCCGGCAAACATATGGCGGCGCCGAGTGAGTGACAGGCCCCCCTTACGCGCGTGTGGCACCCCGCGCGACGGATCCCATCAGCCGCGCACTCGGCCGCCGCCGGCAAGGAGACAGACAGAGCAAGGGGGGAAGAAAGACTGgatgagggggagagagagggaacgGTGGAGAGCCAGAGGAGAAGATCATCTCAAGTCCTGCTTGGCTAGGTCCTCCGCCCAGACAGGAAGAGTCTGCATGAAAGTAGGCCAAGAGTGAACTACACCACGAGAGTTTTCCTCAAAGTTTCCACCGCAGCTCTGGTCCATGGCAAGGAGTCGCAGCAGGAGTCTGGGATACAGACCCAGAGACTGATGGAACACTTGATTCAGGTGCTTCATTACTACAACAGTAAGATTACAATCTCTATTAATGAATCAGTCTTAAATTACTATGGGCAAATGAAACAATGCTGGAGGTTTTTCTAGACTTTTTCGAATTTTCATTCATCCGTAGATCTTGCAGCTGATTATCCTGATCGGAGTACCACTGGCTGTAGTACCTGTGCCAAGCAACAGGGGGCACAATGCCAGGGCACAACCTGGATTTACATTCCTGGTGGTGATTTTACATTAAAGGTGGGAAACTCATCAGATGGCACAGGGGAGGCCTGGAAGGAAATGAATTCACAATTAGAAAAAGAATGtcatttcccagaatgccctcCTGCGACCCCGAGGAACAGGACAGGGGCAGAGAGCGAACAGCTGCTCCATCCCCTCCTCCCCACCCAGGTGCTCTGTGGTTATTCTTTCAGCAGAATCCCACCCGGATCCTTAAATCCTTAAATGAAGTGGGCACTACAGCCCATCCGACCAATGAGTGACAGTGGCATCCGTGTGACACGTCAGGATATCTCCTGTATTAACATTTTTTATTAACAGACACCTTTTTCCAAAGCATTATACATTTGAGAAGCcaaggtcagccagtccctggaggccCTGAAATCTTGAGCAGACAATGCTGATGACCAACCGTAAGGACCTATCTCTCCTCCACACTGTCCATTTTCCACCCGTGCCCTTCCTCATCCAGCCCCTGTTTGACGGAAAGAGCCACATTTGGTTGGCACTCCGAGCATAAAATGGTTCCCCTTCTGGGGGGGAAGGGATGTGTTCCGGTACCATGTTTGAGGTGCCTCGTTTGACACTAAGAGACAGGGATTAAGGCCAGGAGAGGGAAATGTATAGTGATGGATGGAGGGCTCCCTCGAACCCCTTATCCATGCCTCTCCCAGTCTTTCCCATCGCCTTTGGATCCACGTGGGCCACATAACAGGAAGCAGGCGTCCCCACCAAAGCATGCCGGGGGGTAGGCGGACCACTCAGGCCTGCAGAGTTTACACAGCCTGCTAGCCAACATTTAGCAGCACCTCACCTCCTGAGGACCCCCCCTGAGGGTAATGGAGGGACAGGGGcaagcgggtgggggggggggcagctagcAAGATGTGGACGCCCTGTGCTTTGTGGGGGCACGGAGCGCTTGCCGGAGGTACGTCCGCGGCGTTTAAACATGAGGATTAGTGCCTCCCCCTCTCTTTTGCTAATGCACTGCGGCTTAACCCCAGAGTCGGcgtttcggggtggggggggggggggcgtgagaggagcgagggtgggactggcacCAGGCCCAGAGCCCTCTTACCCTCCCTGCCCCCATTGTGTGGAAGCAGAGTCCGGCACTGCCAAATGGACTGCAGAAATAACATCACCACGCTAATATTTGAAAAAAGGGGGATTTGCAGGTTTTCCTGTCCACTAAAACgccatttttgttttaattctccTCTCAAAAACAGGCGTATTTATGATGAGAAACCAGTGGGAGATGGACCTGTCTCCCTGACGTTACTTTCTGCTTGGTTCTCAGTTATGCGAAATTCACTTCTCCGTTAATTCCCCCACGCATGCTGCCCTGGATCGTTTACATGTGCCCATGATCCAGAGGTTTTCCCTTAAAAGCTGTTTTATGGAAACGCTTGGATTCTTTCTAACGTAAACATGGCTCGCCCTGTCCAATCGCTAATGCGTTGAATGGATTACATCTTGCTGTATTCGCTTTCTGCGTCGGTATGGATAATGCACCTCAAACAAGTGAATAAAACATAAAgcaaatgtcaatgtattcataATTCATACAGTTCTTTTGAGGCAGGTTAATGTGTTACGCTGCATGTATTGTGTAAAATATGCCTGGGTATTGCAAATGATTGATAAAAGCAATAGGCAGTATTATGTCATAACATACATCAAGGGAGCAGGTTTGGGTGTGGCCCTCAGGGCCTGGTCCCTACCTGTAGTGTGGGAGTCCCACTGATTTGGCCCCTTGCAATGTTGAAACAAACCTCTACCCTTGGCACAGACTGAACATAAGATGCTTTATTTGCTTCACCAATAGGCTGCACTTGTTACCACATGAAAATATCAGATAAACATGTTCTATCTTTGGTGCTATTGTTCCGATTTACTGACCACTGAGTAAAAGAAAAATTCTTGACCGGTTTATGACATTTAAAGTACGATGATCTTATCAGAAtaggaaaacattttttaatggcaaaaaatgaataataataataataatcacccattttctgaaactgcttgacCTATGCAGGATCACCATTCCAGAAGCTATGGACACAAAGCAGGGATCGACCGAGGACAGGGTGCCatcccatggcagggcacactcacacaccgttcactcacacaccattcactcacacacgtagctatgggcaatttagtaactccaattaacctcagcatgttttaggactgtggggggaaaccggagtacccggaggaaaccccacatcgacacagggagaacatgcaaactccacacacataaaaTCCCAGCGGAAagtcgaacccaggtcccagaggtgtaagagGACAGCAgctactaaccactgcaccaccacaccagcccataataatagcaataatagaAACGATTTTGTTGGCTTTTTGGGTAACAATAAACATTTTCTCGGAAATAATTCGACCACAAATAGACTGAAACTGAAAGGGATTCCTCAACTTTGCATTCCAAAAGTCTTGGATTGATATTTTCTGCTGCCACCAGGCAAATGTAATTCATCAGTAAAAGAAATGCTTTAATTCATCCGTCGGCATTTAACTAAAATTACGTAACATTTACACTAATAAATAATGCTGGTGCAAAACACATAtatccttaataataaaaaccgGCACTCGAtgcttaaaataataataataataataataataataataataataataatgtgtttGGGCAAACGAAATGGCAGTAAATCGCTTGAAAAAAATATCAAGATTTAGATTAAagcgcacatggaaatatgcatTCGCAACTCAGACAATAACACAGGcctaatataatataatgaagGTAGGTCGCGTTTAAAACGAAGTCcccaaaagcaaaaaaacaaccaATTTTAATCTGGGATGACGTATGTTATGATTTCAAACCATTTACTGTAGTAATAAATCGCAAATGTCCTGATCCGTTTGGAAATAAAAGCGTATGAAAGCTTATTGTCATCAGACTATTTACACAGGCGTATCAGTAACTGATGGTGTATTAATGACTGCTTTCAGCTCTCTGTCGGCACTGTGATTTATCCCAGATGTGCTCTAGCGGGGACGCCGCTAAGTGGGACACTTGTGAGTACTTGTGAATACTTGCACGATGTGAAGTTGCTTGCCGGTTTTTCGTCAAACTCTCTTTCTCCTGACCGGAGATAGCACTTTGGAGATGTGTATCGTACTGTAAAACGGTTCCAAACTTAAGTCCGAACCTCTTCCACCTGCCTTGCATGGTTAAACTCAGCCTTTCCGTCAAGAAAGACTTAGCCCGTCATTGTGGGACATACTGGGGAGCCTTAGATCTACGAATAAGAAATGATAACGCACAACAAAACCACTTACCCGTGTATTTATATTACATAGCGGGGTAATATTTATAGTTAAAGCTACTTGGCTATCTAATAAAACAATAGTTTATTGTAAACAGAGGTGATGGTTGAAGCAAATGAAATGAGAGTGTGATACATCGTGAGACCTCAAAACACACAAATTATGACTTTAAATGGCCAGCAATATAccgaaaaaataaatattcagtGCAGATAAACGGTGCATATACTGTACATCCTCCTTCCTTAGTCCTCTTTTAAGGGCTATGTGGCAGTGGTTAAAAGCGGCTTTCGGTAACGCTAGTTGTCACTTGGTCGATGCTTTCCTAACAAAGGGCAGAGGAATTAATGGTGTGTCACAAATTACCGCGTAGAAGGTGACGCCTGACTGGGGGCAGTGGATGGGGAGAATGGGAAGCATCGGAGTGGTGGGAGTGGGCGGCGGCGTCAGCTCCAGAGGTGCAAAGCGTGACCATTAGCGCGGCCTTCTGGGCGAGACGGGGCAGCGACGGTGCGCATACTGTGCACGGAATTAAACGTGCAACGTGCTAATTAAAAACATAGGGGTTTGCTGGGAAGGTGACCTAAGAGTTAAAGATACTGCACTTTTAATCAAAGGAGGAcagctttttaaaaaatcacatGCATATATGCTAACCTTGAGCCGGATGGTTTACCCGAAACGTCGTGAGACCTGGGGGGTCTGCATATGTAGAGAtatggggggaagggggggcgaTGGAGCCTTATCGCGGACCTTCCCTAAGCGGCTGTTTGACTCGTTTTTACGTGAGTAGCCTGACACCTAGTGGCCATTTAGAGGCAGTACAGACCAACATCCAGAATGGCCTCATATTAGGCGAAAAAACACATTGCAGTGAGATTCCTATTATGTTGTGCCGGTTTCAAAACCAGTAATATGTATTGCTGTTGTTAATCTTTAAGAAGCTACTTTATTAATCTGAATCCCTCTGCTGGAGGGATGATGGAGGGACAGAATGAACATCAGGCCTCTCGCCTCATCCAGGGTTTAATGGTGACAGAAGAAGCAGGTCAAATCTTATTAATAGCTTAAGATTTTATTAAAGATACATCCATCCTTTGTCCAGCCACCTGGACTATATccaaggcagcacagggcacaaggtagggTCTGTCCTGGAagggataccagtctatcacagggcacaaggtagggTCTGTCCTGGAagggataccagtctatcacagggcacaaggtagggTCTGTCCTGGAagggataccagtctatcacagggcacaaggtagggTCTGTCCTGGAagggataccagtctatcacagggcacaagtacACCgtggatgggacgccagtccatcatggggcacacacacacacacacacacacacacacacacacacacacacacacacactacaggaAGATTAAGGTCACCAATGAGctagctccacacacacagaaaagggggcagggggggttttgAACcctcaaccctggaggtgtgaggcactgATGCGACTGGGCTGCCCACAGAACATGAATAGCCACTGAAAATCCCCCCACACCAAGCATCATAACTGTGGACAGACACATGACAGCCGGCACTAACGACTAAACATGACCAGACCTGTCTCCACCTGTGACAGTGGGATCCGAATTCTGGGCAACACAGCAGATGTCTGAGAGCGTCATATATGTACTGCCACAAATCAGAAGTATGGTGTAACTGGACAGTACGCAAacatggtttataaaacaagggTCGTCTTAAATTACATGTAATATACTGTAATTCTTGTAAATGAGTTCAGGTTGTGAtgactttacatttaacttatTTGTCTGAAACCTTCATCCAAAGAAACTTGTAGTAGAGGGAAGAGTCACAATTTATGTGTGCAGCCTAGGATTTGAATCAATAACCTTCATTGTTATTACACCACTCcactgggcagtggtggcttaatggttagagaAGTCCACTTGTAATTCAAATATTGCTGGTCTGAATCCCCGACCAAtaaagcaccactgaggtacctttGAGGTACCCTGAGTACTGAATTAGatgccccctgctgtgtcacgatgggttaaatgcagagaacacatttcattgttgtgcactgtggtgtgtcaacaatgaccactgattacCAAACTCTACTTGTTGAGCTACGGGAGTTACTATCATACCTACATCTGTGTGTAATATTGGTACTCGAACTATAGTATAAGCCATTAGCTTATAGTGACGTTGTGTCACATCAGGAGCTTCTGTCCTGGACAGTCTGTGTGGCGGCTCTCGGGTTGCTAACCTGAGCATGGCTCtctcacagagacacacagctgtgatttatttatagcACAACCTGCGCTGACATGACACTGAGTGTCCGAGTCGGGGAGCTGGGCTCCGCATGCCAGTCGCTGTGGAATCTGCTGCTGGTCTCCAGCACAGGTGCTAAAATTAGACTCAGGCGAAGTGGGAGAGACTGTTCACCAGGGTAGACGTTCAGAAAAAAGCAAACTTTCCCACCTGCTAACATCGCCTCCCCGCCCCTTGGCATTGGCAGATCCTGGTCGGTGGATGCGGGTGAGTCATAAAATCCTGTGTTTCGGGCCCCGTTGTTCCTGATAAGTGTTTGTGTAGCGTGATACGTCATGTTTAGCCTTTGAACATGGGGGAGTGGAGGAGAGAAAGAAGGGTTCGATTGCCCCTGAGGTGCCTGTTAGCTGCCCATGAGGTAGGCGTTAGCCACTCCTGGGATTTTTATCACTGGCTCAAGTTCTGCTGACATTCATACGCAACGTTATTTCAAGATGAGCGAACGGTCACTTACTGTGTTTCAATTAATTTCTCCAGTTTGTAGCCGCTGTGGCTAGTATCAGTGCTATAACTAGGTCTTGGTAATGTTTCCTATCTCTATATCAATGTCTAGGCAAAACATCCGTGCTGATTGCCAGCAGCAAGTGGGCAAATGCCCTGAGATTGCTGGGTATTAAAGAGGAGCCAATGGGGAGGTCCGGAGAAGCAGGTGGTGGGCGGGGCCTGCATAGCCCCGACCCTCTGGTCCGGGAGGCCTTTGTGATGTCATATGACTATATCAGCTACGTGACAGCGAGGCCCGGCACATCTGTGCCCCCTGCTCCTTCAGTCGCAGCTGCTGCCCTCCGACACGCTGGAGACGAACTGCTCTTCAAATTCCCCATCTTTTTTCGCCGCTGGCCACGAGTCTTCCAGGATGTGACGGAGACCACCGCCTGCCCCATGCTCATTGCCATCCTGGATGAGCATTTTGCCCCCACCCCTGGGGGGCGC contains:
- the bcl2l16 gene encoding BCL2 like 16, yielding MGRSGEAGGGRGLHSPDPLVREAFVMSYDYISYVTARPGTSVPPAPSVAAAALRHAGDELLFKFPIFFRRWPRVFQDVTETTACPMLIAILDEHFAPTPGGRRRELAWSAILSVYVLAGQMALHCQEKGMLGTLPELQECVGMYVERLICPEIRDKGGWSGFVSRFGKKQDLESYVKKVCSWTLLILTMSIVSYFLWKRRVQ